One window of Quercus robur chromosome 5, dhQueRobu3.1, whole genome shotgun sequence genomic DNA carries:
- the LOC126726277 gene encoding pentatricopeptide repeat-containing protein At3g54980, mitochondrial-like produces the protein MMIMRSSITSSPVPPFLLRSLLNPKFLCSHPKFLHKPQFPENPNPERITSEFESESESESEPISQNSVSTQTHVINTLLTHKNNPRSALNHFKQVERKRGFVKSVDAFCVLLHILVGFPETHKLAKSLLAECVFGDSAPAPAVFVDHLAECANRFGFVLDSRVFNYLLNSYVRANRIEDAVLCYNRMIESDIIPWVPFINILLAALVRRNMFGEIHELHNKMVCRGISGDCYTVHVMMRACLKDGKPEKAEEYFREAKAKGIELDAEVYSIVIQAVCKKPNLSLAFVLLKEMKEMGWVPSEGTYTCVIGTCVKHGNMVEALRLKDEMVSCGKSMNLVVVMNLMKGYCVQGNLDSALDLFNKIGEDGLSPNKVTYSVLIEWCSKNGNMEKAYELYIQMKEKGIQPSVFNVNSLILGFLKSRSLENAFKLFDEAVECGIANVFTYNNLLSWFSEKGEVNEAQGIWKKMISKGVEPNVVSYNNMILGHCRKGDMDVANSLFLEMIEKGLKPNVITYSVLMDGYFKKGDTECGFDVFDQMVGVNIVPTDFTFNTVINGLCKVGRTSEANEMLKNFVERGFIPICLTYNSIIDGFVKEGAINSALSVYRGMCDSGISPNVVTYTSLINGFCKSNNIDLALKMLNEMKSKGLELDVMAYCALIDGFCKRRDMESARELFSELREVGLSPNTVVYNSMISGFRNLDNMEAALDLHKKMINEGILCDLQTYTTLIDGLLKDGKLPLASDLYSEMLSKGIVPDIITYTVLINGLCNKGQLENARKILEDMDGKNMTPSVLIYNTLIAGHFKDGNLQEAFRLHDEMLDRGLVPDEITYDILVNGKAKAVNTLAGVS, from the coding sequence ATGATGATAATGAGATCTTCAATCACTTCTTCTCCAGTCCCTCCTTTTCTTCTCCGCTCTTTATTAAACCCCAAATTTCTCTGCTCACACCCAAAATTTCTCCATAAACCTCAATTTCCCGAGAATCCCAATCCGGAGAGAATCACTTCAGAATTCGAATCCGAGTCTGAGTCTGAATCCGAACCCATTTCTCAAAACTCAGTTTCAACTCAAACCCATGTCATAAACACCCTCCTCACCCACAAGAACAACCCAAGATCGGCTTTGAATCACTTCAAACAGGTTGAGAGGAAGCGAGGCTTCGTTAAAAGCGTGGATGCTTTCTGCGTTTTGCTTCACATTTTGGTGGGCTTTCCGGAGACTCATAAACTTGCTAAAAGCTTGCTTGCTGAGTGTGTCTTCGGGGATTCAGCTCCGGCTCCGGCTGTCTTTGTCGATCACTTAGCCGAATGCGCCAACAGGTTTGGTTTCGTGTTGGATTCGCGGGTTTTTAATTATCTGTTGAATAGTTATGTTAGAGCTAATCGAATTGAAGATGCTGTGCTTTGTTATAATAGAATGATTGAGAGTGATATAATTCCTTGGGTACCATTTATCAATATTCTTTTGGCTGCATTGGTTAGGAGAAACATGTTTGGTGAAATACATGAATTGCACAATAAGATGGTATGTAGAGGAATTAGTGGCGATTGCTATACTGTACATGTGATGATGCGTGCGTGCTTGAAGGACGGGAAGCCTGAGAAGGCAGAGGAGTATTTTAGAGAGGCCAAGGCTAAAGGGATAGAACTTGATGCCGAAGTGTATAGTATTGTTATTCAGGCTGTTTGTAAGAAACCCAATTTGAGTTTGGCTTTTGTGCTATTGAAGGAGATGAAAGAAATGGGATGGGTTCCTTCGGAGGGTACGTATACTTGTGTTATAGGAACTTGTGTGAAGCATGGGAATATGGTAGAGGCATTGAGGCTTAAGGATGAGATGGTTAGTTGTGGGAAGTCAATGAACTTGGTTGTGGTGATGAATTTGATGAAGGGGTATTGCGTGCAAGGGAATTTGGATAGTGCTTTGGATTTGTTCAATAAGATTGGTGAGGATGGACTTTCACCGAACAAGGTTACTTACTCAGTTTTGATTGAATGGTGCAGTAAGAATGGGAACATGGAAAAGGCCTATGAGCTTTACATCCAAATGAAAGAAAAGGGTATCCAGCCTAGTGTCTTCAATGTGAATTCCTTAATACTTGGGTTCTTGAAATCTCGGTCACTGGAAAATGCATTCAAGCTGTTTGATGAGGCAGTCGAATGTGGAATTGCGAATGTTTTTACATATAATAATCTTTTGTCATGGTTCTCTGAAAAAGGTGAAGTAAATGAGGCTCAAGGTATATGGAAAAAAATGATTAGCAAGGGTGTGGAACCTAATGTAGTGTCTTACAACAACATGATACTTGGCCACTGCAGAAAGGGGGATATGGATGTTGCAAATAGTTTATTTTTGGAGATGATAGAAAAGGGCTTAAAACCTAATGTGATAACGTATTCTGTTTTAATGGATGGATATTTTAAGAAAGGTGACACTGAATGTGGCTTTGATGTGTTTGACCAAATGGTGGGTGTAAATATTGTTCCCACAGACTTCACATTTAACACTGTTATCAATGGTTTGTGCAAAGTTGGCCGCACATCTGAGGCAAATGAGATGTTGAAGAACTTTGTTGAGAGGGGTTTCATTCCCATCTGTTTGACTTACAATAGCATTATAGATGGATTCGTCAAGGAGGGTGCCATCAATTCTGCATTGTCTGTTTATAGAGGGATGTGTGATAGTGGAATTTCCCCCAATGTGGTCACTTACACCAGCTTGATTAATGGGTTTTGCAAAAGCAATAATATTGATCTTGCTCTGAAAATGCTGAATGAGATGAAAAGCAAGGGTCTTGAATTGGATGTCATGGCATATTGCGCTCTAATTGATGGGTTTTGCAAAAGGCGAGACATGGAAAGTGCACGTGAACTTTTTTCTGAACTTCGTGAAGTCGGTTTGTCTCCAAATACAGTTGTGTACAACAGCATGATTAGTGGCTTTAGGAATCTAGATAACATGGAAGCAGCCCTTGACTTGcacaagaaaatgataaatGAGGGAATTCTGTGTGATTTGCAAACGTACACTACATTGATTGATGGATTGTTAAAAGATGGGAAATTACCACTTGCATCAGATCTTTACTCAGAGATGCTTTCCAAGGGTATTGTGCCAGACATCATTACATATACTGTTCTAATAAATGGCCTATGTAACAAAGGACAGCTAGAAAATGCACGCAAGATTTTGGAAGACATGGATGGGAAGAACATGACTCCTAGTGTTCTAATTTATAATACCTTGATTGCTGGACACTTCAAGGATGGGAATCTGCAAGAAGCTTTTAGACTACATGATGAGATGCTTGACAGAGGTCTTGTACCTGATGAGATTACTTATGATATTCTTGTAAATGGGAAAGCAAAGGCAGTAAATACTCTTGCTGGAGTCTCGTGA